One genomic segment of Ricinus communis isolate WT05 ecotype wild-type chromosome 5, ASM1957865v1, whole genome shotgun sequence includes these proteins:
- the LOC8276939 gene encoding uncharacterized protein LOC8276939, translating to MSPLLVFLLICFCTHACNARLISDRENRKPDFFKGVDKVINLHETSTPSEITSPISEGFAAQEREEVGKVDRRLGASTMEQKNVHGHLKEQGSRKVTASGTGFIISTQKDLQQTDTAQGFKRQERFMIESAPSDTEEAVKSNENDIAEDAVVMDYAQPHRKPPIHNEKA from the exons ATGTCTCctcttcttgtttttcttctgATATGCTTTTGTACACATGCATGCAATGCTCGCCTTATAAGTGACAGGGAAAATAGAAAACCAGACTTCTTCAAG GGAGTAGATAAAGTAATCAATCTCCATGAGACTTCAACTCCATCCGAAATAACCTCTCCAATTTCAGAGGGCTTTGCAGCACAAGAGAGAGAAGAAGTTGGCAAGGTAGACAGGAGACTTGGTGCAAGCACTATGGAGCAAAAGAATGTGCATGGTCATTTGAAGGAACAAGGAAGCAGAAAAGTAACGGCttcag GGACTGGGTTTATCATATCTACTCAGAAGGATTTGCAGCAGACAGATACAGCACAg GGATTCAAGAGACAAGAAAGATTCATGATAGAATCAGCACCAAGTGATACTGAAGAAGCTGTAAAATCAAATGAAAATGACATTGCAGAAGATGCAGTAGTCATGGATTATGCACAGCCACATCGGAAACCACCTATCCATAATGAAAAAGCCTAG
- the LOC8276940 gene encoding autophagy-related protein 8f codes for MAKSYFKQEHDLEKRRAEAARIREKYPDRIPVIVEKAERSDIPNIDKKKYLVPADLTVGQFVYVIRKRIKLSAEKAIFIFVDNVLPPTGAIMSAIYEEKKDEDGFLYVTYSGENTFGSEIPL; via the exons ATGGCAAAGAGTTACTTCAAACAAGAGCATGATCTTG AGAAGAGAAGGGCAGAGGCTGCAAGGATCAGGGAGAAATACCCAGATAGGATTCCA GTAATTGTGGAGAAGGCAGAAAGAAGTGATATACCAAACATAGATAAGAAAAA GTATCTTGTCCCAGCTGACCTGACTGTGGGGCAGTTTGTGTATGTTATTCGCAAGAGGATTAAACTAAGTGCAGAAAAagcaatttttatatttgtggACAATGTCCTCCCACCTACAg GTGCAATTATGTCTGCTATTTATGAAGAGAAGAAGGATGAAGATGGATTTCTCTATGTTACCTACAGCGGAGAGAACACATTTGGATCTGAGATTCCACTCTAG